The nucleotide window AACGTGGTGGTGGCATGACGCGGCGCCGGCTGCTGCGTGCGGCCGCCGCCACGCTGGCCGCGCCGCTGCTTGCGGCCTGCGGCTTCCAGCTGCGCCAGGCGCCGCAATTCGCCTTCAAGACCATCGTGCTGGCCATGCCGGCCACTGCATTGGCGGTCGAGCTGCGGCGGCAGCTGGAGGGCGCCGAGCGTGTGCGGGTGCTGCTGCCGGGCGCCGCCGGTGCCGACCAGGCCGATGTGATTCTGGAAAGCCCGGGCGAGCAGCGCGAGCGCACGGTGGTCAGCGTCACGGCGACTGGTGAAGTGCGCGAGTTTCAGCTGCGCATCCGCTTGCGCTTCCGGCTGCGCACA belongs to Ottowia testudinis and includes:
- the lptE gene encoding LPS assembly lipoprotein LptE, whose protein sequence is MTRRRLLRAAAATLAAPLLAACGFQLRQAPQFAFKTIVLAMPATALAVELRRQLEGAERVRVLLPGAAGADQADVILESPGEQRERTVVSVTATGEVREFQLRIRLRFRLRTPEGRELLPMSEIQRQIDQSYSESAALSKEQEALMLYQNMQSDVVQQLMRRLATIKI